From a single Piliocolobus tephrosceles isolate RC106 chromosome 21, ASM277652v3, whole genome shotgun sequence genomic region:
- the SYCN gene encoding syncollin: MSPLRPLLLALALAAVPCAQGACPASADLKQSDGTRTCAKLYDKSDPYYENCCKGAELSLEPGADLPYLPSDWANTASSLVVAPRCELTVWSRKGKAGKTRKFSAGTYPRLEEYRRGILGNWSNAISALYCRCS; the protein is encoded by the exons ATGTCCCCTCTGCGCCCGCTGCTGCTGGCCCTGGCCCTCGCCGCCGTGCCGTGCGCCCAGGGCGCCTGCCCCGCGTCCGCCGACCTCAAGCAGTCGGACGGGACGCGCACTTGCGCCAAGCTCTATGACAAGAGCGACCCCTACTATGAGAACTGCTGCAAGGGCGCCGAGCTGTCGCTGGAGCCGGGCGCAGACCTGCCCTACTTGCCCTCCGACTGGGCCAACACCGCCTCCTCGCTTGTGGTGGCCCCGCGCTGCGAGCTCACCGTGTGGTCCCGGAAAGGCAAGGCGGGCAAGACGCGCAAATTCTCTGCCGGCACCTACCCGCGCCTGGAGGAGTACCGCCGGGGCATCTTGGGAAACTGGTCCAACGCTATCTCCGCCCTCTACTGCAG GTGCAGCTGA